The region GTCGCCCGCGTTCATCCAGCTCTTCGACCAGACTTCGATACTTAGACCGAAGCCAGCACACAATGGTCTCGTCTCTCATCCCTGCTCTTGTGCAGAGGCTCTCCACTCCGGTCAATCACTATTGCGGTAAGTTGTTTCCTGCCACCGCCTTAGGCAGGTGGGGATAGTTCAGTCACAACACGGTTAGTGATGACGTAGCTCAGTCCACAGACATGACAGGTCAGCGTATGTTCCGTGCAGGTTTGCGGTGAAAATCGCTCCAACAATTGTCCACAACGACAGACACAGCCGACAGACACCGCAGGGTGACCAATGACCAGATGAAAGTCAGGCACAGACTTCGTCACCACAGATCCCATCCCGACCATCGCAAATCGCCCGATCGTCAGATCATTGCCAATCACACTCCCAGCACCGATGGTTGCACCTGCACGCACGAGAGTTGGCAACGTGTGCTCATCGGGCTCCGAAGGACGAAGCTGACGGAGATCACTCGTTGTCGCACGGGGAAAGCGATCGTTGGTAAAGATCGTCCCCGCGCTAATCATCACGCCGTCTTCGATCGTCACCGCAGTACAGATATAAACGAAGGCATTGATCTTCACTCGGTTGCCAATCTGCACCCCATAAGCAACGTAACTTTTCTCACCAATGATGCACTCCTCGCCAATACGTGTAGAGTGACGGATATGAACGTTGTCCCAGATCGCCGAACCTGGACCAATCTCAACGCGGTCTTCGATAATTGCTGTGGGGTGGATAGAGGCATGCATACGTGATGTACGTCCGTTATCGTGCTCTCCTTAAGTCAGTTATAAAGGCGCACTCTATTCATGCTTCGACAAGCGCAGCATGAACGGGAGAGTTACCAGGGTTTTTCTCCGTTTCCCGTTCGCCCTGCGCTTGTCGAAGGGCGGTATGTTCCGCCGCGGTGTTCATTGCCAATCGCTACAGAAGAAGCCGCTATAGTGCTGCTATTGCCGGCTCTAACTTGATGCCCTCCAAGAGCGGTTCTCGTCGATGATCTACCGCTGTCCACTGGCTCCGACGCAGAGCATTATAGGCAGCAGCCACGACTTCGACCGACGCCAGAGCATCTTCCGGCGTAATGACGAGCTTATCTTCGCCACGAATAGCGCGGCAGAAATTCTCAATCTGACGACGAAACGCTTGAATCTTGTCGTAGCCTTTGCCGAAGGAAATCCATTCTCGACTGGATGACTGTCTATATTTCGATTCTTTCCAACCGACCGATACCGTGCCATGCGAACCGTAAATCATGAGATAACTGTCAAGTTCTTTATCGATACTCCAGGACAAGTCGCTTGAACCCATAACCCCACTGACACTGCGTACGAAGATGCGTACCGTATCTTCCACGGGTAACTTCTGGATGCGTTTGCCTTCGACAACTTGCACTTCAGCCAACGGACCAAGGAAATAACGCATCAAGTCGACAGCATGGGTACCGTTATCAATCAGCACTCCGCCACCGCTGATCTCGGGGTCAGAATTCCACCGCGTACTCATGTCGATACGTGAAGTAAAAGCATTCTCGAACAACACGATCTCGCCAAGAATACCGGACACCACGATACTGCGAGCACGAATGACATCTTCCGCAAAGCGAAACTTCGATGCCATCGTCAGTCGTGTTCGCATCCGTCGCGCCGTATCGACCATGCGTTTGGCACTCTCGACGTCAACGCTAAATGGCTTCTCGCACAACACATGCATACGGCGTTCAAGAAAGTATATCGAAGCCGCAGCATGCGTGGCTGGCGGTGAACACACAACGACGGCGTCAAGTGCCGTTTTTTCCGCCATGTCTTCATACGACGAGAAATGTTTACAGCCAAACACCTCTGCTAATGCCTGCGCCGCTTCAGGACGCACGTCCGCTACCGCTACTAATCGTGCATCTTGACACTCGGCAAATGCCAAGCCGTACGACCGAGCAATGCCCCCCGCTCCAATAATGCCAAATCTCAGCGCGTCGTCGTTCATGATTGCTCCTGTTGTAAACGCGTAACTGCGTGACGAATCGCCGTTGCGAGGGCCTCAACGTGCGCAATGGTGTATTTCTCATTCCAAGGCAACACCAACACATGCTCCAGCGCGGTGAAGGTACCAGGATAACGATCAGCGTCGTAATTCACCGCTTCTGGTCGCGCTAACGTAAAAGGATACCGACTCGTGCCAAAGGTCTGCTGTCGCTGGAAGAGCGCACAACGGAAGGCTGGCTTCTGAATATAACGCGGCGCCGACGCTATGCCTTGTTCACCCAGGAGTCGCCCAAGCGCAACCGCACCGCCAGGAACTTTTTCCCCGTCCACCCGAAGACAATACTTCCAGTAGGTGTGGATATTGCGGGCATCGACCCACGGGGTATCGATCCCAACTAATCCCTGCAGCCGCGCAGTGAACAGCGCCGCCATGGTGCGACGATTTTCTACCACTGTTGCTAGTTTGGGTAATTGGCCGACCGCCACGGCACCTTGCCGCTCGCTCATCCGGTAATTTAACGCCAGGAAGTAATGATCTGGCTGGGGGTCACCGTAGCCCCAGGCCTTGTTGATAAACAAAAACATCCGTCGAGCGAGGGCCGCATCGTGCGTGACCACGACCCCACCTTCACCTGTGGTGATATGTTTCCCCTGCTGTAGGCTAAAGCAGCCGATCGCACCCCAGGTGCCAACGTAGCGATCCTGGTGACGAGCGAGAAACGCTTGTGCACAATCCTCGATCACGGGGATCTGGCGTGCGTTTGCGAGCGCCATAATCGTGCTCATGTCACAGG is a window of Deltaproteobacteria bacterium DNA encoding:
- a CDS encoding Gfo/Idh/MocA family oxidoreductase → MNDDALRFGIIGAGGIARSYGLAFAECQDARLVAVADVRPEAAQALAEVFGCKHFSSYEDMAEKTALDAVVVCSPPATHAAASIYFLERRMHVLCEKPFSVDVESAKRMVDTARRMRTRLTMASKFRFAEDVIRARSIVVSGILGEIVLFENAFTSRIDMSTRWNSDPEISGGGVLIDNGTHAVDLMRYFLGPLAEVQVVEGKRIQKLPVEDTVRIFVRSVSGVMGSSDLSWSIDKELDSYLMIYGSHGTVSVGWKESKYRQSSSREWISFGKGYDKIQAFRRQIENFCRAIRGEDKLVITPEDALASVEVVAAAYNALRRSQWTAVDHRREPLLEGIKLEPAIAAL
- a CDS encoding N-acetyltransferase; the encoded protein is MHASIHPTAIIEDRVEIGPGSAIWDNVHIRHSTRIGEECIIGEKSYVAYGVQIGNRVKINAFVYICTAVTIEDGVMISAGTIFTNDRFPRATTSDLRQLRPSEPDEHTLPTLVRAGATIGAGSVIGNDLTIGRFAMVGMGSVVTKSVPDFHLVIGHPAVSVGCVCRCGQLLERFSPQTCTEHTLTCHVCGLSYVITNRVVTELSPPA
- a CDS encoding DegT/DnrJ/EryC1/StrS family aminotransferase — protein: MSDHRPPPLQRLTLPSDQDASGRTFGEEELALLAEALQSGTLTSTKGMFVRTLEQRFAELLDTKYAYACASGTAAVHTAIAALDPNPGDEVITSPVTDMGAIAPILYQGAIPVFADVDPLTYNVTAESIAARVSERTKAIIVTHLFGNPCDMSTIMALANARQIPVIEDCAQAFLARHQDRYVGTWGAIGCFSLQQGKHITTGEGGVVVTHDAALARRMFLFINKAWGYGDPQPDHYFLALNYRMSERQGAVAVGQLPKLATVVENRRTMAALFTARLQGLVGIDTPWVDARNIHTYWKYCLRVDGEKVPGGAVALGRLLGEQGIASAPRYIQKPAFRCALFQRQQTFGTSRYPFTLARPEAVNYDADRYPGTFTALEHVLVLPWNEKYTIAHVEALATAIRHAVTRLQQEQS